The sequence below is a genomic window from Cucumis melo cultivar AY chromosome 5, USDA_Cmelo_AY_1.0, whole genome shotgun sequence.
TTTggaaattttaatttgggaaGCAATGCTCTATCTATAGTTTGTTGTGTTTGGATAAATCCATGCCTATACCATCAGTTTTAGTATTCCTTTATCCTCCTTTCCATTAGACCTTGATCAAGAGTTTGGGACACATGGGACTTCCAACATGTTCTGTTATTCATTCATAGATCTTCCATTTTAGATTTCTATGTCCCTTGTATTCTTATGATTGAATACGAAGAACGTAGATTATCATTCAAATGTCCCTTGTGGTGTATTTGGAAAGAAAGGATTAGTAGAATTTTTTTAGACAACTATaattcttttgattctttttagaCTGTATTTCAACACGTAGCTTCTTGATGGAATATGAATTACACCAAACACTTTTGTAACTACAGCCTTTCTATGATTTTCAACAATTGGAATGTtcttattctttaatttttctcgGGAAAGGCTCTCTTGTCCCTTACCCTTAGGCTGTTCTCTTTTGTTCTTTGAATATATctgtttcttataaaaaaaatgatcgtttactttcTAATTCAATTCTGGCTAATAGTTCTGAAATTATAATAGAAAATCAAAAGTAGGGTTTTGACTTTTGTGTATCTTAGTCTTTTACCCCACATTTTCTTTCTACTATCTAATTTTTGTACTGCATGAATACATCCTGATCTGAGGCCTTATTATTTTTGCTCATCTTCTCCAGGAAGAAAGAGCTTCAGCATTATCACTGGTAAACAAGATGGTTGAGTCATTAAAATTTCTCCCAGTCCAGGTAGATTCATCACTTGGGTGGTGATTGTCAATTGATGTACATTGATTTCCCTATTATCTTCTTGTTTCTGATTCGATTTGTTGTCCTGTAGGCACGCATTTATGAAGGGAATGAACCGAtacaattttattcaattttccAGAGCTTTGTTGTTTTCAAGGTTGGTTAAGTTGgagaattttttttccttattctaTATCTGCATTTTGACTGACTAATAAGATAATGTGATGAAATACATTTCAGGGAGGCCTAAGTAAGGGATACAAGAATTATATTGCGGAGAAGGAAATTCAAGATGAAACTTACCAAGATGATGGGGTTGCATTATTTAGAGTCCAGGGCTCTGGACCTGAAAATATGCAAGCAATACAAGTAGACCCGGTACTTACTTTTTCTGAAGTTGTTCTACTTTCAGTTCTATTCTTTAATCATGCACGCACACATGGCAAACATGTCTTTAGTGAAATGAATGCAGAAGGTAAAATGGACAGATTAAAGTTTATAGAGTACTCATATTCTCTTCACTCTCCTCCACATGTGAGTTCAAACACTAATTTGATTTAAGAAACACAATATGTGAACTATATATAGAGAAAATTCTCCTGATTGATATCATGTTAAACCACAACTAAATGTAACTCAAAAGCTACATTGGTATCATGTTAATCACCATTGAACCtgaaagtttaaattgatagacatatttatgtttatatatattttcttacctttctctattatttttttcccttGTCAGGTTGCATCGTCTTTGAATTCCTCCTACTGCTACATATTGAACAGTAGCTCCAATGTCTTTACATGGTCTGGAAGCCTTACAAACTCAGATAATCAAGAACTTGTTGAGCGGTTGTTGGATTTGATAAAGGTTTGCATAATTTTTCTCACCTTGCGCACAGAGTTTGGCTTCTTAACATTCTTGACAAATATGTTCTGTATGAATTAAACCTGGTTATATAAATTTGGTGCATCTCTCCACATCCATATGACATTCTATGGTTAGCTATAAACATCTCACTTTGGCAAGAGAAGTCTCGCTCATGTGAGTTCAAGTATTGTTTAGCCAGACTGGCCAGAATTCATTTTAAACTGGCTCTTTGACCAAATGGTTCACATTTTACTTATTGTTTTACCTCGTTACATTTTCTGATTGCTTTCTAACTTGAGTTTCAATTGTCAGCAGCCCAATGTGCAATCTAGATCACAAAAGGAAGGCTCAGAATCTGAACAATTTTGGAATTTGCTGGGAGGCAAATCTGAATATCCTAGCCAAAAAATCAGTCGAGATGCTGAGAGTGATCCTCACCTATTTTCTTGTACTTTCTCAAGAGGTCTGTATAATTCCTCCTGCTAGTGAAAATTTTATGCTTTATCTTGTAAACTTTGCTATACTTCTACTTCTAAATCTGACCCCCTTTCCTGTGAACTTGCGATGGCCATGATGAACTTGCAGGAAATTTAAAGGTATATTCTTTTCTCGTTCTGGCCCGTAAATTGTATATAATTTATTTCATTCTGTATTTACCGAGTATTGTTGGGAAAATAAATGCGTTTTTATGATTTCCTATTTTCACTTCAGTTTGATTTCCTTTTCCTATAGCGAGTAAGCAGTGAAACTTGCATTATAATCATGGCTCACTCTTACTAATAGCCAACACCTTGGAGTATTTCAATATTTGAAGTCTTCTTGTAGTTAcgtttttaatttttcttaattgAAGACGAGATCTCTATTAGTGGGGTAGAATTTTTTGGATGCCCTAGTATTCTTTTTTCCCTCGTTGAAAGTTTGGTTTTCTTGtagaataataacaataaaatgaATTTTCTTTCCCTAGAAGGTTAGTTGACAACTGACGTGAAGTTTTGCAGGTGGTGGAGGTACATAACTTTGATCAAGATGATCTGATGACTGAAGACATATACATTCTGGATAATCACTCAGAGATCTATGTATGGATCGGGCAACAAGTTGACTCCAAGAGTAGATTGCATGCTTTAACTATTGGCGAGGTACGAAAAATGTATTTCCTGGATAGTTTAGTCAATCTTGTAAGCTCAAGGCTGCCAACTTCACATGTATTTCCTGGATACTTTTTTTTCCCTGTTATATCATCGGCTATTCAATTGGGAAGAAATTCTATGGCATTCtgtctctctttctcttcctcaCCAGTGTGATTTCTAAGTTGATAATATATCAATGCCATCAGGTCTATATCTATTCCATATCTTGGGAGTCTAATACGTTTCCAGTTTGTTCATTCATCATTGCCTTTGAGAATTTCTGGTCAACCTTGTCAACAAACTGCATTTTCTTTGTTGTTAATCCTCTTTTGGTTGCAACAGAAATTTCTAGAACATGATTTCCTACTGGAAAATCTATCTTCTAAAGCTCCAGTGTACATTATCACGGAAGGAAGTGAACCCCCTTTCTTCACACGATTTTTTAAATGGGACTCTGCAAAGTCCTCGGTAAGTATTCAACATTTATTTTAGAACGCATTCCTATAAAATATCTGCAAGTGCTTCATATTTTCAGTCGTAAACAGATGCACGGAAACTCATTCCAAAGGAAACTTACAATAGTCAAAAGTGGGGGCACTCCTACTGTAGATGTAAGGCTTCTTCTATAGTCAATTCTTACCCCAATTCACAACACACACAAGCACAGTCCATTGATTTTCTTAATCTGCATTACGTTATTTCCATTATCACTTCTTTGGAAGACTCCTAGTGGCCAGCATTGTTGTTTGCTAAGCTATTGCTGTACATCATGAAACATATTCAAGTCTATTACACTTTAATCCTTCACATGAACATCAACTACCCTCCTCTGCTCTTCTGCTCTTCACACTCTTTTCCTAGTTTCCTTGTCTTTATTGTGTGCCCCATTAAGAAGTGACTTCACTACTACTCAGAAACCAAAGCGAAGAACACCAGTATCGTATGGTGGGAGATCTGCAGTGCCAGACAAGTCACAGCGCTCTAGGAGCATGTCTTTTAGTCCTGAAAGGGTTCGTGTAAGAGGGAGGTCTCCTGCTTTCAATGCATTGGCTGCTAACTTCGAGAACCCCAATGCAAGAAACCTTTCAACTCCACCCCCTGTTGTTAGAAAGATCTATCCGAAATCAATGACCCCTGATTCAGCAAAATTAGTTTCTGCAAAATCAACGTCGATAGCAGCTCTTAGTGCTAGCTTTGAACAGCCACCACCTGCTCGAGAAGCTATTATACCACGTTCAATAAAAGGTATGCTTCAATTTCTAGATCTATGGAGGTTATTTTCATGGCATTCATAACTGAGATAATTACCTTATTGGGTGAAGTGACTCCAGAGCCTCCCAAGCCTAAACCAGAGactaataataatgataaaccGGAGACTAATGATAAGGAGAAGGAGAACGCAAAGACAGTCAGAATTGAAACTCTCACCATACAAGAAGATGTGAAAGAAGGTGAGGCTGAAGATGATGATGGCCTCACAATATATCCATATGAGCGCCTAAAAACTACATCAACCGACCCTGTTTCAGACATTGATGTGACAAAACGAGAGGTGATTTTAAAACAATTGTTATGTTTCAACTAGAATCAATCGATGTGTAGTATGTTATTTTGCTAAGATGTTTAAATTGCAACTCTGCAGACTTACCTCTCATCAGAAGAATTCAGGCAGAAGTTTGGAATGACTAAGGACGCATTTTATAAGTTGCCAAAATGGAAACAGAATAAGCATAAAATGGCCCTTCAACTGTTCTAACCTTTCCCCTACAGTTTCCTTTGATCGGATCATTCAGTTTCCTGCAGTAATATATTACCAGTGGAGGAAGCATGGGTTTCAAGTCTATATCTTGTTAGATCTAAGGAGCCTTCTCAACTGGTAAGGAGTGGAAGGGACAGCTTCAGTGCATTTTTAGCTGCTTCTGTTGCCCAGAGACTTGTGTTCGTGATTGATGAACAAATTggagttttgtttttctttttctgtttgcTTGCAGTCCATTGCAAacatctttgattttttttttctccctttatTAAGCATTTGGTGTCCATTTTAACGTTAAAGCTATGTTGTGAGCTTGCATTTTTTCCCACTTTGAGCATATTTTTAGTTTTCggttttattttttcattcaatttttttcagGAAAGAAAAAATTAGTTGGTCTGCATTTTAGTTTTCCTTCTTTGATTTGCATTTCTTGAGGAAGTACAACCGTGTGTACAGCAGAGTGtaatattttagaaaacaatAAACTTATATAAAGTGTGATTTTTATTATCTCCTTCCCTCTAAATTCCTCTGCACTCATTATCTTTAACTATTCCGCAAGGATTGAATCTAACAAAAACTTCCTAAGATTTCATTGATAAAACTACATTATAACCTAATTTTACCAGATTCGTTCATCATACGAAGAACTCGTGAGCAAAAATAAGATTCAGCTCTAAACTCAAACAAATTCATTCCGTTATTCTCAATTCTTTACCAACCGTAATTCAAGTTGATTCCAGATATAGAACCAGACAGACATCCATTCAttcattcaataaaaaaatctaaaaactgaaaaaaaaaaaaaaaaaaaagaaagaaaaacaatccGGTATGGAAAAATGAGAGACTTAACTGAAGGAGCAGCGGTAGGGAAGACGTCGGTTTAGCGTGAAAAGGAAGAGATGGTTGAAATTCGTTGTGATCGTGAAATAAGATTCGAGAAAAAGTGATATAGATTCTAGAGAGAAAAACGAAGAATTTAAAGGTGAGAATAAATGTCGGCCATGAATTTTGAGTTCATCGAAAGCGTGAGATCAAATTAATCGTCGTGTGATCTCTATGGAATTTGAATTGACGGCATTATTCCACGCTTTTTTCctttaagaaaattaattaattaaatcaattaatatGATAGTGAAAGAGAATGGAAACTTCTGGAGCTTTTGTTTAACGGAGAAGATCCTAAAATATATGTCACAATccaatattttaattaaattaacaaaaactaaaactaccataattaaattaaattaaattaaattaaaatatcttttttaaaaatataacaaacccaTCAAATATACATAACAATTTCGAAATTGAAAAAAACCTATCACAAATCCAAAAGTACTTCAATCAACATGTGATTAGCCATATGTACTTATCTTCTTTTAAACGTACTACAGTCTAAACAAATGGTCTACGATCGTTTAAGTTATGATACacgtgtagttcttttttaacaatGAAACAAAGACCCCAATTTTAGACGATCgcgttgaccatgctaaacgatcttGTTAACTGTGATAAGCGATCATTATGATCACATCCACACGAttgtgtagttttttttaaacggaaaaagaacttcaaatctaaatgatcgttttgaccatgctaaacgatcgtgttggcTATGGTAAGCAATCGTTTAAATCATATCAAAACATAAttgtgtagttttttttaaacgatgagaaaataacttcaaatttaaatattggctatggtaaatgatcatgttgacaatggtaaacaatcatttagattacgtcaaaatgatatttaaacgatttatatattttcgaatataagaaaaatgaaatagttTCAAAGAATCTCGTCGAAAATggtgaaaatgaaataaaaaatttaaacagaataataaatcgtttaaaaataaaagaagaaaattcgGAAGAAGAGATAAAGAAATCTAGAAGAGAATGAAATGACaataatgaaaaagaagaaagagaagtttctatattaattaatttaatagaaaatttgttatgaataataaaatattaaaactatttaaaaaatacaaccaaaacagatagaaaaaagaacatttaAATAGACTCTAAAGAGGAGAGGGTTTTGCTATTTCTAAAAACATCtcataattataattataattaagtgTCCCATCATTgttaaagtttaatttaaaaatttactTCCCaagtattttaaattaaaacgttaataattaaaagtaatttttttttgaaaggtCTTATTAAGCTGCATCCAAAGCGTGTAGTATTTTGGAACGATGGAGTAAATGGAAACTGCATCCAAAATGTAGCCACACACAAATGAAAAATCCTAAAAGGGCTCTTTTGGTGGGTAAAATTCATTTTGATAACCTACTATAATACGTTTCGTTTTGCTCGAAGATTTAAATTCTCGTGTGATAGCAGCATGACAAATTACGACAAATCtactaaaattatttacaaaatatatcaaaattttatatcGTATCAACTAATAGATATTGATAGTGTAGAAACCAACatt
It includes:
- the LOC103499158 gene encoding villin-4-like isoform X1, which codes for MAVSMRDLDPAFQGAGQKAGLEIWRIENFNPVPVPKSSYGKFFTGDSYIVLKTTSLKSGTLRHDIHYWLGRDTTQDEAGAAAIKTIELDAALGGRAVQYREVQGHETEKFLSCFKPCIIPQEGGFASGFKHAEAEEHKTRLFVCKGKRVVHVKEVPFSRSSLNHDDIFVLDTKSKIFQFNGSNSSIQERAKALEVVQYVKDTYHNGKCEIAAIEDGKLMADPETGEFWSFFGGFAPLPRKTTSDEDRPVDSHPTKLFRIEKGQLEPHGDGSLTRDLLETNKCYILDCGFEVFAWMGRNTSLDDRKKATAAAEQLVHGPDRPKSQITCVIEGFETATFRSKFDSWPQIANVVVSEDGRGKVAALLKRQGVNVKGLLKADPVKEEPQPYIDCTGNLQVWRVSGNEKILIPASDQSKFYSGDCYIFQYSYSGDDKDEYLIGTWFGKQSVEEERASALSLVNKMVESLKFLPVQARIYEGNEPIQFYSIFQSFVVFKGGLSKGYKNYIAEKEIQDETYQDDGVALFRVQGSGPENMQAIQVDPVASSLNSSYCYILNSSSNVFTWSGSLTNSDNQELVERLLDLIKQPNVQSRSQKEGSESEQFWNLLGGKSEYPSQKISRDAESDPHLFSCTFSRGNLKVVEVHNFDQDDLMTEDIYILDNHSEIYVWIGQQVDSKSRLHALTIGEKFLEHDFLLENLSSKAPVYIITEGSEPPFFTRFFKWDSAKSSMHGNSFQRKLTIVKSGGTPTVDKPKRRTPVSYGGRSAVPDKSQRSRSMSFSPERVRVRGRSPAFNALAANFENPNARNLSTPPPVVRKIYPKSMTPDSAKLVSAKSTSIAALSASFEQPPPAREAIIPRSIKVTPEPPKPKPETNNNDKPETNDKEKENAKTVRIETLTIQEDVKEGEAEDDDGLTIYPYERLKTTSTDPVSDIDVTKRETYLSSEEFRQKFGMTKDAFYKLPKWKQNKHKMALQLF
- the LOC103499158 gene encoding villin-4-like isoform X3; its protein translation is MAVSMRDLDPAFQGAGQKAGLEIWRIENFNPVPVPKSSYGKFFTGDSYIVLKTTSLKSGTLRHDIHYWLGRDTTQDEAGAAAIKTIELDAALGGRAVQYREVQGHETEKFLSCFKPCIIPQEGGFASGFKHAEAEEHKTRLFVCKGKRVVHVKEVPFSRSSLNHDDIFVLDTKSKIFQFNGSNSSIQERAKALEVVQYVKDTYHNGKCEIAAIEDGKLMADPETGEFWSFFGGFAPLPRKTTSDEDRPVDSHPTKLFRIEKGQLEPHGDGSLTRDLLETNKCYILDCGFEVFAWMGRNTSLDDRKKATAAAEQLVHGPDRPKSQITCVIEGFETATFRSKFDSWPQIANVVVSEDGRGKVAALLKRQGVNVKGLLKADPVKEEPQPYIDCTGNLQVWRVSGNEKILIPASDQSKFYSGDCYIFQYSYSGDDKDEYLIGTWFGKQSVEEERASALSLVNKMVESLKFLPVQARIYEGNEPIQFYSIFQSFVVFKGGLSKGYKNYIAEKEIQDETYQDDGVALFRVQGSGPENMQAIQVDPVASSLNSSYCYILNSSSNVFTWSGSLTNSDNQELVERLLDLIKQPNVQSRSQKEGSESEQFWNLLGGKSEYPSQKISRDAESDPHLFSCTFSRGNLKVVEVHNFDQDDLMTEDIYILDNHSEIYVWIGQQVDSKSRLHALTIGEKFLEHDFLLENLSSKAPVYIITEGSEPPFFTRFFKWDSAKSSMHGNSFQRKLTIVKSGGTPTVDKPKRRTPVSYGGRSAVPDKSQRSRSMSFSPERVRVRGRSPAFNALAANFENPNARNLSTPPPVVRKIYPKSMTPDSAKLVSAKSTSIAALSASFEQPPPAREAIIPRSIKEPPKPKPETNNNDKPETNDKEKENAKTVRIETLTIQEDVKEGEAEDDDGLTIYPYERLKTTSTDPVSDIDVTKRETYLSSEEFRQKFGMTKDAFYKLPKWKQNKHKMALQLF
- the LOC103499158 gene encoding villin-4-like isoform X2; protein product: MAVSMRDLDPAFQGAGQKAGLEIWRIENFNPVPVPKSSYGKFFTGDSYIVLKTTSLKSGTLRHDIHYWLGRDTTQDEAGAAAIKTIELDAALGGRAVQYREVQGHETEKFLSCFKPCIIPQEGGFASGFKHAEAEEHKTRLFVCKGKRVVHVKEVPFSRSSLNHDDIFVLDTKSKIFQFNGSNSSIQERAKALEVVQYVKDTYHNGKCEIAAIEDGKLMADPETGEFWSFFGGFAPLPRKTTSDEDRPVDSHPTKLFRIEKGQLEPHGDGSLTRDLLETNKCYILDCGFEVFAWMGRNTSLDDRKKATAAAEQLVHGPDRPKSQITCVIEGFETATFRSKFDSWPQIANVVVSEDGRGKVAALLKRQGVNVKGLLKADPVKEEPQPYIDCTGNLQVWRVSGNEKILIPASDQSKFYSGDCYIFQYSYSGDDKDEYLIGTWFGKQSVEEERASALSLVNKMVESLKFLPVQARIYEGNEPIQFYSIFQSFVVFKGGLSKGYKNYIAEKEIQDETYQDDGVALFRVQGSGPENMQAIQVDPVASSLNSSYCYILNSSSNVFTWSGSLTNSDNQELVERLLDLIKPNVQSRSQKEGSESEQFWNLLGGKSEYPSQKISRDAESDPHLFSCTFSRGNLKVVEVHNFDQDDLMTEDIYILDNHSEIYVWIGQQVDSKSRLHALTIGEKFLEHDFLLENLSSKAPVYIITEGSEPPFFTRFFKWDSAKSSMHGNSFQRKLTIVKSGGTPTVDKPKRRTPVSYGGRSAVPDKSQRSRSMSFSPERVRVRGRSPAFNALAANFENPNARNLSTPPPVVRKIYPKSMTPDSAKLVSAKSTSIAALSASFEQPPPAREAIIPRSIKVTPEPPKPKPETNNNDKPETNDKEKENAKTVRIETLTIQEDVKEGEAEDDDGLTIYPYERLKTTSTDPVSDIDVTKRETYLSSEEFRQKFGMTKDAFYKLPKWKQNKHKMALQLF
- the LOC103499158 gene encoding villin-4-like isoform X4, with protein sequence MAVSMRDLDPAFQGAGQKAGLEIWRIENFNPVPVPKSSYGKFFTGDSYIVLKTTSLKSGTLRHDIHYWLGRDTTQDEAGAAAIKTIELDAALGGRAVQYREVQGHETEKFLSCFKPCIIPQEGGFASGFKHAEAEEHKTRLFVCKGKRVVHVKEVPFSRSSLNHDDIFVLDTKSKIFQFNGSNSSIQERAKALEVVQYVKDTYHNGKCEIAAIEDGKLMADPETGEFWSFFGGFAPLPRKTTSDEDRPVDSHPTKLFRIEKGQLEPHGDGSLTRDLLETNKCYILDCGFEVFAWMGRNTSLDDRKKATAAAEQLVHGPDRPKSQITCVIEGFETATFRSKFDSWPQIANVVVSEDGRGKVAALLKRQGVNVKGLLKADPVKEEPQPYIDCTGNLQVWRVSGNEKILIPASDQSKFYSGDCYIFQYSYSGDDKDEYLIGTWFGKQSVEEERASALSLVNKMVESLKFLPVQARIYEGNEPIQFYSIFQSFVVFKGGLSKGYKNYIAEKEIQDETYQDDGVALFRVQGSGPENMQAIQVDPVASSLNSSYCYILNSSSNVFTWSGSLTNSDNQELVERLLDLIKPNVQSRSQKEGSESEQFWNLLGGKSEYPSQKISRDAESDPHLFSCTFSRGNLKVVEVHNFDQDDLMTEDIYILDNHSEIYVWIGQQVDSKSRLHALTIGEKFLEHDFLLENLSSKAPVYIITEGSEPPFFTRFFKWDSAKSSMHGNSFQRKLTIVKSGGTPTVDKPKRRTPVSYGGRSAVPDKSQRSRSMSFSPERVRVRGRSPAFNALAANFENPNARNLSTPPPVVRKIYPKSMTPDSAKLVSAKSTSIAALSASFEQPPPAREAIIPRSIKEPPKPKPETNNNDKPETNDKEKENAKTVRIETLTIQEDVKEGEAEDDDGLTIYPYERLKTTSTDPVSDIDVTKRETYLSSEEFRQKFGMTKDAFYKLPKWKQNKHKMALQLF